The stretch of DNA TGTATGTTGGACGGATGCGTGGTACGCCCCAGGTAGCACACGGCTACCAATCACCCCCCTCACGAAAACCCGCCGCGTGGAGCACAACTGCTGGCGCCAGAACTCGCACTCTGCGCACTCGGTGCGAATGAGGAAAGCATGCGCGTCGGCCTCTCCGCTCCGCAGCGAGGGCACCTCAAGTGCTCCCCAGTTTCTCCGACCTTCTGTAAGACGTCAAAAACATGACCGCAACTGCTGCACTTGTATTCGTAGATCGGCACCACTACCTCCCTCTATCAACTGACTCGTCCTGGCCAGGCAGTATCTTCTGCGTTTCCTCTGTGTTTCTGGAACGTTCCGCCGGAACGCCACAAACACTGCTCATTCACGTGGGCACGCCCAAACGTGGCAGCACAAAGCGCATCAACACCACATACGCCAGGCCGATTAGGATCAACCACACGATGTCCATTTTCTTTCGCACTCCTCCGCTCGCCTCGCCCTCTCGCTTACTGCGTCTCCGTCATCTCCCCCCGTCGGTGGGCGCCAAGTCCCTTCATAAACACCGATGCTTTGATGCAAGGGCGCGAGAAATGTTTCAACAAGCCCCAAACTTAGTCTGGCCCAAGGCCATGAACTTGCGCTGGCTGGCCACTGCACACCCGACCGCATAGAATCACCACTGGGCGGCCGCGAGGGGGACCTCTCTTACCGCGAGAAACGTAACAGTTTCCCGCGGCAGAGCTGAGCGCGGCTGCCCTCTCAAAAGCCACTCGCCCGTCAGCACGGGGACAACCTTCACCCTCCCTGGCATTACCCCAGCTCCTCAGGGGCAAGCCCACTGCTCAAAGCGGTAGAACAGGCATCTAGGGCCCAGTAGGTCACCCTCCACGGTGAGAAAGGAATGGTCTGCCTACCAGGGCACTTACGGGGCCAGGAGGTTCCGTAAGGCAGGCATCGCGATTTGAGACCAGGTTTCCACCTCGCACTCCGGCGAAGCCAAGATTTCCTCTAAGCGGGCAAGGTCAACGAAACCACCCCATGCCATTTCTGACCCTCGCGGGACCACGTTGCCCGCGGAAGTAGCGATCTTGTACAAGATACCGAAATGGACCTGGCCCACTGGATTGCTGTCGTCATTGATATAGCCGAGCACATCAACTTCCGGTTCGTCCGGTAACTCCACTTCCTCGCACAGTTCGCGCAGCATGCTCGCGCGCACCGGATCGTCCACGCCATCATGTTTTTCGATGTGTCCACCGACGCCCCAGGACCATTTCCCCTGCAGCCTCTGCTCCTGGTAGTCCTGGCTTCGCGTGGACCGCCGGTAGGCAAACACCTTCCTCTTCTCAGGATTGACAATAAGGCAGTAGGCGATGGGCTGCTTGAGAGAGGGGTCCTTCTCGGCAAGCCCACGGCGCACATACGTCATGTGGCGACGCACCACTGCTTCAAAGTCATGCTTGTCAGCCGGCAAAAAGCCTTGAAACTCAAATTCCCGAAAGAGTTCTTCGCGGGGCACCACTACGATAAGCCGGTTCATGTTGGTCTCGTGTCTGGGATGGTTTCTATTCGCAGATAATATCCACAAAGCGGCGGAGAGTGCGTCCCGCATCGCCCACCGGCGGAGTGAAACGCCAGTTCGCCGAGTCCTCCCCGTCATGGTTCACGATTACGTCGGTATAGTCGCGCGCCATCTCCAGCTCCTCGTATGCCTTGAGGGCGCGCGCACGCAGGTCATCCAGCTCGGCAAGCGTGATTACTTTACCCTGTTGAAGAGAGCGACCCACCAACTTCTGCAGCATCACTGCCGCCACAGCCTCCTGCTCATTACCGAACGCTCGCCTAAGCGCTTGCAATTCCTCCGGGCATAGGGGAGACAACAACACAGTGCGCACCTCGAACTCACGCGCATGCTCCAGTACTACCGGGTGCGACAGGAGCAGACGCCCCAACGTCGGATAGATTTCTGTCACCACCAGGGAGGCCGTAGCCAAGATCTCACGCACTTCCTCCATGTCGACCGCTTGCCACACAACCCTCCCCTTTCCCACCAGGAAGCGCTCTGGAGGTAAGGCCCTAATCTCCTGTTCCGAACGAAAATGAAAATCTACCCCGTCTCTTTCCCCAGGCCTTGGCGCACGGCTAAGGTAAAGGAGGGGACTGCGCACCGCAATGTGCGGGTAGTTGACATGAAGCGCCTTGAGCAATGGCGTCTTCCCCACCCCCGATGGACCGGAAACTACAATCAGCTTCTTCCTCATGGCTCATTGAGAATAGGCACACTCTCTGCGTACGAGAATTCTGGGTTAGGCATTTCTCAATTCTTGGCTACACGGTCATTTTGCCCGAATACTGGTCCAAGCACCCCCTCAGGTGCGTGACAGCACTCAGGTACCCGTACCGAATCTGCATGGGCCACTTCGATTACTCGCATCGACTTCCACTTGCCGCCCATGAAGCGAAACAGAAACGCCAAACCCACGAGCATGATGTATATCGTCGCCGCCGTCCACATGGTGTGCAGTCCCTTGGCAAGAAACTTGACAGCAACATAGCTTGGGATGACCATGACCAGCCAAGAGAGCGCCACATTCACCAGCATGACATAACGAGTATCGCCCGCCCCTTTGATGGCGGAGCCGAACACGATGTTGAGGGCATCGAAGAGCGAGTAAGCCGCCACAAAGCGCAAGAGCACCACCGTCGTATCCAGCACCGGCTGCATACTCGCGGCGTTCGCACGGGCAACAAATGGCCACAAAAACACGCGCGGAAACAGCAGGTAGCCGGCAGCAAATAGCGACATATAAAGCGCGCTCACATGGAATCCGGACCATGCGCTCCGCTCTGCCAGCTCCACCTTCTCGGCGCCGAGCCACTGCCCCACCAGGATGGATACAGCGATACCGATGCCGTAAAGGGGCAAGAAGGCAAGCGAGTTGATGTTGAAAGCGATGTTTGTGGCTGCCAGTTCAGATGTGCCGAGTCTACCCGTCAGGATTACGAACACCGTGAAACCGAGAATGTCCAGCAGGAAGTGCAGTCCGCTGGGTAGTCCATAGCGCAACAAACGCGAGCACAGCTCCGGGTCAAACCGCCACCCCTTGAGGGTGTGAAACAGCTCATCGTATCCAGGCCGCAAGAAAAGCACTGCGTACACGGCGACGGCGACGATGCCGGACAGAACGGTGGCCACGGCCGCGCCGGTGATTCCCAGCCGCGGGAATCCCAGCTTACCGAAGATGAGACAGTAATCCAGGCCCACGTTTGCCAAGGTAGCTACGGCGTTCACCCACATGACCACCCAAGTCTGGCCTCTTCCGCTAAAGAAACTTGAAAGGGCCGATCCCAGCACCGGAGCGAACATCCCCAGCGAGAGGACACCGAAGTAGTCGATCTCCAAACGCACCACTTCCGGTGGGTGCCCGAGCAGTGTGAAAAGTGGACGCGCCACATAGAAGGCTCCTACCCCGACGACCACTGCCACCAGGCTCAGGTAGGCACCTTGCCAGACAGAGGCACCAATTCGATGGTACTGCTTCGCGCCATAGTATTGGGCGACAAACGTGTTGACGTAGCTTGCGGTGCCCACGAAAATGCTGGCAATCGTCCAGGACACCAGCCCTGCTGGCGAGGCCGCCGCCACCGCCTCGGGGGAGTACCAGGAAAGGAACATGCGGTCCACAAACTGCTGGATACTCCAGAACCCGGTGCTGATGATGAGCGGCACTCCCACGCGCAGCAGCTCTTCATAGCCGCCCGGGGCTCTCCACCTCCGGCTTATCCCTCCTACTTTCCTGGTCACTCCGATTTCGTTCCTCTCTCCCACAGGCGGCAATCTGGACCTAACCAGCGATCAGCTTTCGTACGGTGGCGCAGAAGCGTTGCACTTCCTCGACGCTGGTGTAGACGTGCGCGGACACGCGAATAGCGTCAAGGCGGTGCTCGCCGACCGAGCGCACGCGAAAACCTTCCTTAGTAAG from candidate division KSB1 bacterium encodes:
- a CDS encoding zinc ribbon domain-containing protein encodes the protein MPIYEYKCSSCGHVFDVLQKVGETGEHLRCPRCGAERPTRMLSSFAPSAQSASSGASSCAPRGGFS
- a CDS encoding NUDIX domain-containing protein, with protein sequence MNRLIVVVPREELFREFEFQGFLPADKHDFEAVVRRHMTYVRRGLAEKDPSLKQPIAYCLIVNPEKRKVFAYRRSTRSQDYQEQRLQGKWSWGVGGHIEKHDGVDDPVRASMLRELCEEVELPDEPEVDVLGYINDDSNPVGQVHFGILYKIATSAGNVVPRGSEMAWGGFVDLARLEEILASPECEVETWSQIAMPALRNLLAP
- a CDS encoding MATE family efflux transporter, which encodes MTRKVGGISRRWRAPGGYEELLRVGVPLIISTGFWSIQQFVDRMFLSWYSPEAVAAASPAGLVSWTIASIFVGTASYVNTFVAQYYGAKQYHRIGASVWQGAYLSLVAVVVGVGAFYVARPLFTLLGHPPEVVRLEIDYFGVLSLGMFAPVLGSALSSFFSGRGQTWVVMWVNAVATLANVGLDYCLIFGKLGFPRLGITGAAVATVLSGIVAVAVYAVLFLRPGYDELFHTLKGWRFDPELCSRLLRYGLPSGLHFLLDILGFTVFVILTGRLGTSELAATNIAFNINSLAFLPLYGIGIAVSILVGQWLGAEKVELAERSAWSGFHVSALYMSLFAAGYLLFPRVFLWPFVARANAASMQPVLDTTVVLLRFVAAYSLFDALNIVFGSAIKGAGDTRYVMLVNVALSWLVMVIPSYVAVKFLAKGLHTMWTAATIYIMLVGLAFLFRFMGGKWKSMRVIEVAHADSVRVPECCHAPEGVLGPVFGQNDRVAKN